One stretch of Streptomyces agglomeratus DNA includes these proteins:
- a CDS encoding ATP-binding cassette domain-containing protein, whose product MTTTYAVLSEGLEKRFGDVHALRGLDLAVEQGTVCGILGPNGAGKTTAVRVLTTLTAPDSGTATVAGHDVRTDPGAVRRSIGVTGQATSVDGELSGRQNLRLFARLLRIRGAAGPARADELLERFELTEAADRPARTYSGGMRRRLDLAAGLLVRPAVLFLDEPTTGLDPYSRNQIRDAVRDLAGRGTTVLLTTQYLEEADQLADGIVLIDRGRAVVTGTPASLKARIGSYAEVVVTDASAMLPAAAVLDQLTGTEPALDHERRAVGAVAADPALTLPRIVLELDAAGVPVVDASLRPPTLDEVFLRLTDRRPAPATSPFKERAA is encoded by the coding sequence ATGACAACTACGTACGCTGTACTTAGTGAGGGTCTGGAGAAGCGGTTCGGTGATGTCCACGCCCTGCGGGGCCTGGACCTGGCCGTCGAGCAGGGCACCGTCTGCGGCATCCTCGGCCCGAACGGCGCCGGCAAGACCACCGCCGTCCGCGTCCTCACCACCCTCACGGCCCCCGACTCGGGCACGGCCACCGTGGCGGGCCACGACGTCCGCACGGACCCCGGCGCGGTGCGCCGGTCGATCGGTGTCACCGGCCAGGCCACCTCCGTGGACGGCGAACTCTCCGGCCGCCAGAACCTGCGCCTCTTCGCCCGGCTGCTGCGCATCAGGGGCGCGGCGGGCCCCGCCCGCGCCGACGAGCTCCTCGAACGCTTCGAGCTCACCGAGGCCGCCGACCGCCCCGCCCGCACCTACTCGGGCGGCATGCGCCGCCGGCTCGATCTCGCGGCCGGCCTGCTCGTCCGGCCCGCGGTGCTGTTCCTCGACGAGCCGACCACCGGGCTCGACCCGTACAGCAGGAACCAGATCCGGGACGCGGTACGCGACCTGGCCGGCCGGGGCACCACCGTGCTGCTCACCACCCAGTACCTGGAGGAGGCGGATCAGCTGGCCGACGGCATCGTGCTCATCGACCGGGGCCGGGCCGTCGTCACGGGCACCCCCGCCTCACTCAAGGCCCGTATCGGCTCGTACGCCGAAGTGGTCGTCACCGACGCGTCCGCGATGCTTCCCGCGGCCGCCGTACTCGACCAGCTCACCGGCACCGAACCGGCTCTCGACCACGAGCGCCGGGCGGTCGGGGCCGTCGCGGCCGACCCCGCGCTCACCCTCCCCCGCATCGTCCTCGAACTCGACGCGGCGGGCGTGCCGGTCGTCGACGCGAGCCTGCGGCCCCCGACCCTCGACGAGGTCTTCCTGCGCCTGACCGACCGCCGTCCCGCCCCCGCCACCAGCCCCTTCAAGGAGCGCGCCGCATGA
- a CDS encoding ABC transporter permease, producing the protein MSTIAYDGTAVLGRHLRRIRHAPGVLILTQTMPITMLLFFGYVFGSALAVPGQEYRAFLVPGLLAATAANGVMTGMFQAAQDSHRGVMDRFRTMPMSRTAVPLGQTAADLLVTAAGTVPLALVGLAVGWRVEGGALAALGAFGLLALFRFAAAWVGCCLGLLIHNEEAAGQLGSATFVLPLMSGAYIPTDNLPGGLRAVAEWNPISAVAAAVRDLCGNAEPAAGAAWPVAHPVAGTLAWSLVLLAVFVPLTVRAYANSGR; encoded by the coding sequence ATGAGCACGATCGCGTACGACGGCACGGCCGTGCTCGGCCGTCACCTCCGGCGCATCAGGCACGCACCGGGCGTGCTGATCCTGACGCAGACCATGCCGATCACCATGCTGCTGTTCTTCGGCTACGTCTTCGGCAGCGCGCTCGCCGTGCCGGGCCAGGAGTACCGCGCCTTCCTGGTGCCGGGCCTGCTGGCCGCGACCGCCGCCAACGGCGTCATGACCGGCATGTTCCAGGCCGCCCAGGACTCCCACCGCGGCGTGATGGACCGGTTCCGCACGATGCCGATGAGCCGGACGGCGGTGCCGCTCGGCCAGACCGCCGCCGACCTGCTGGTCACGGCCGCCGGCACGGTGCCACTCGCCCTGGTGGGGCTCGCGGTCGGCTGGCGCGTGGAGGGCGGGGCGCTCGCGGCACTCGGCGCCTTCGGGCTCCTCGCCCTGTTCCGCTTCGCCGCCGCCTGGGTCGGCTGCTGCCTGGGCCTGCTCATCCACAACGAGGAGGCGGCCGGCCAACTCGGCAGCGCCACCTTCGTCCTGCCGCTGATGTCCGGCGCGTACATCCCCACCGACAACCTGCCGGGCGGGCTGCGCGCGGTCGCCGAGTGGAACCCGATCAGCGCCGTGGCCGCCGCCGTGCGCGACCTCTGCGGGAACGCCGAGCCGGCCGCCGGCGCCGCCTGGCCCGTCGCCCACCCGGTGGCCGGGACGCTCGCCTGGTCGCTGGTCCTGCTGGCGGTCTTCGTCCCGCTCACCGTCCGCGCGTACGCGAACAGCGGACGCTGA
- a CDS encoding type ISP restriction/modification enzyme, whose translation MTAKRSGAPDTAPLLGELMPWSVAPLRLGRGWVLAPDSRTLRARWDALVRADGAGREELFGATRSRTTHSSVAALPGQRAGTGRLARESGPCPEPVRVLHGPFDEQWLIPDHRLIDAARPELWRVADDSHQLFAVEQGYVPGAAAGPALLVGALLPDGRSPAGRPGRVRPLYRRPGGREPNLAPGLLRLLSGRYGHEVTAGDVLAWAVAVAEGSPAGAVVPLPAAAEVWAAGVDLGRRMTAVQVRGARGGARPRLPGGRRPYVRSAVTAWPAALRYDAEAQVLHLGEGRVSPVPAAAWEFHAGGVRVLDMWFERRTAVGGPGTLEAIRPTAWPREWTSDLLELITVLALLAELDAGREELRSGERITRGELTRAGVLPVPEAARRPASVLDHQEEGPEGQFALL comes from the coding sequence ATGACTGCGAAGCGGTCCGGGGCCCCGGACACCGCCCCGTTGCTCGGTGAACTGATGCCCTGGTCGGTGGCTCCCCTGCGGCTGGGCCGCGGCTGGGTGCTGGCACCGGACAGCCGTACGCTGCGGGCCCGCTGGGACGCGCTGGTACGGGCCGACGGCGCCGGACGCGAGGAGCTGTTCGGGGCCACCCGGTCCCGTACGACGCACAGTTCGGTGGCGGCGCTGCCGGGGCAGCGGGCCGGTACGGGACGGCTCGCGCGGGAGAGCGGGCCCTGCCCGGAGCCGGTGCGTGTCCTGCACGGCCCCTTCGACGAGCAGTGGCTGATCCCGGACCACCGGCTGATCGACGCCGCCCGGCCGGAGCTGTGGCGGGTGGCCGACGACTCGCACCAGCTCTTCGCCGTGGAGCAGGGGTACGTGCCCGGGGCGGCGGCCGGGCCCGCGCTGCTGGTCGGCGCCCTGCTGCCGGACGGCCGCTCCCCGGCGGGCCGCCCCGGCCGCGTCCGCCCGCTGTACCGCCGCCCCGGTGGCCGTGAACCGAACCTGGCGCCGGGCCTCCTGCGGCTGCTGAGCGGACGTTACGGGCACGAGGTCACCGCCGGGGACGTGCTGGCGTGGGCGGTCGCGGTGGCGGAGGGGTCACCGGCGGGCGCGGTGGTTCCGCTGCCGGCCGCGGCGGAGGTCTGGGCGGCGGGGGTCGACCTGGGGCGGCGCATGACGGCCGTTCAGGTGCGCGGCGCGCGGGGCGGTGCCCGCCCCCGGCTGCCGGGCGGGCGTCGCCCGTACGTCCGGTCGGCGGTCACCGCGTGGCCCGCCGCCCTGCGGTACGACGCGGAGGCACAGGTGCTGCACCTCGGGGAGGGGCGCGTGTCGCCCGTACCGGCGGCGGCCTGGGAGTTTCACGCGGGCGGGGTGCGGGTGCTGGACATGTGGTTCGAGCGGCGTACGGCGGTGGGCGGGCCGGGGACGCTGGAGGCGATCCGCCCCACGGCGTGGCCCAGGGAGTGGACGTCCGACCTGCTGGAGCTGATCACGGTCCTGGCGCTGCTCGCCGAGCTGGACGCGGGCCGGGAGGAGCTGCGGTCCGGGGAGCGGATCACCCGTGGCGAGCTGACCCGGGCGGGAGTACTGCCGGTCCCGGAGGCGGCGCGACGCCCGGCATCGGTCCTGGACCACCAGGAGGAGGGCCCGGAGGGCCAGTTCGCGCTGCTCTAG
- a CDS encoding CitMHS family transporter, protein MLTILGFGMIATFLVLIMMKKMSPIAALVLIPALFCVFVGQGAKLGDYVLEGVGNLAPTAAMLMFAIVYFGVMIDVGLFDPIVRGILRFCKADPMRVVVGTAVLAAIVSLDGDGSTTFMITVSAMYPLYKRLGMSLVVMTGVAATANGVMNTLPWGGPTARAATALKLDAADIFVPMIPALAVGLLFVFVLAYVLGLRERKRLGYLTLDEVVEAQADVLVAAGGGGGEEPRKSAGGAGDGTEAADAGPAYAADGEGFQGLDPDRPTLRPKLYWFNAGLTVALLTAMIMELLPIPVLFLIGAALALTVNYPNMADQKARIAAHADNVLNVAGMVFAAAVFTGVLTGTGMVKHMADWLVGAIPEGMGPHMAIVTGLLSLPLTYFMSNDGFYFGVLPVLAEAGAAHGVSSLEIARASLVGQALHMSSPLVPAVYVLVGMAKVEFGDHTRFTVKWAALTSLVVLAAGIVFGII, encoded by the coding sequence ATGCTGACAATCCTCGGATTCGGCATGATCGCGACTTTCCTGGTCCTGATCATGATGAAGAAGATGTCGCCGATCGCGGCGCTGGTGCTGATCCCGGCACTGTTCTGTGTGTTCGTCGGGCAGGGCGCCAAGCTCGGCGACTACGTCCTCGAAGGTGTGGGAAACCTCGCGCCCACCGCCGCGATGCTGATGTTCGCCATCGTGTACTTCGGCGTGATGATCGACGTGGGTCTCTTCGACCCGATCGTGCGCGGCATCCTGCGCTTCTGCAAGGCGGACCCCATGCGGGTCGTGGTCGGAACAGCCGTCCTCGCCGCCATCGTCTCCCTCGACGGCGACGGCTCGACCACCTTCATGATCACCGTCTCGGCGATGTACCCGCTGTACAAGCGGCTCGGGATGAGCCTGGTCGTGATGACCGGTGTCGCCGCCACGGCGAACGGCGTCATGAACACCCTTCCCTGGGGCGGGCCGACCGCCCGCGCCGCCACCGCGCTGAAGCTCGACGCGGCGGACATCTTCGTGCCGATGATCCCGGCCCTCGCCGTGGGCCTGCTGTTCGTCTTCGTGCTGGCGTACGTGCTGGGCCTGCGGGAGCGCAAGCGGCTCGGGTACCTCACGCTGGACGAGGTGGTCGAGGCGCAGGCCGACGTGCTGGTCGCGGCCGGTGGCGGCGGCGGCGAGGAGCCGCGCAAGAGCGCCGGTGGCGCCGGTGACGGTACGGAGGCGGCCGACGCCGGTCCGGCGTACGCCGCCGACGGCGAGGGTTTCCAGGGGCTCGACCCCGACCGCCCGACACTGCGCCCGAAGCTCTACTGGTTCAACGCCGGGCTCACCGTCGCGCTGCTCACCGCCATGATCATGGAGCTGCTGCCGATCCCGGTCCTCTTCCTGATCGGCGCGGCCCTCGCCCTCACGGTCAACTACCCGAACATGGCCGACCAGAAGGCCCGTATCGCCGCCCACGCCGACAACGTGCTCAACGTCGCCGGCATGGTCTTCGCGGCCGCCGTGTTCACCGGCGTCCTCACCGGCACCGGCATGGTCAAGCACATGGCCGACTGGCTCGTCGGCGCGATCCCCGAGGGCATGGGCCCCCACATGGCGATCGTGACCGGCCTGTTGAGCCTGCCGCTGACGTACTTCATGTCCAACGACGGCTTCTACTTCGGTGTCCTGCCCGTACTCGCCGAAGCGGGCGCGGCGCACGGAGTGTCGTCGCTGGAGATCGCCCGCGCCTCGCTCGTCGGCCAGGCGCTCCACATGTCGAGCCCGCTGGTACCCGCCGTGTACGTCCTGGTCGGCATGGCCAAGGTCGAGTTCGGCGACCACACCAGGTTCACCGTCAAGTGGGCCGCGCTCACCTCGCTGGTGGTCCTCGCCGCCGGAATCGTGTTCGGCATCATCTGA
- a CDS encoding TetR/AcrR family transcriptional regulator: MGTVPRTNSLRRAPVQQRSADRLARILDACAQLLDESGYEQLSTRAVAARAGVPIGSVYRFFGNKRAMADALAQRNLDHYAERIGGRISAMPGEDWRGAIDAVLDEYVTMKRTVPGFRLVDFGVQIPVGDRAADSGGADIDYRVTDRLTDLLAAHLGRTPDPALRRTVLVAVEAADALLQLAFRVGPSGDPDLIAETRAVLHAYLARIFD, from the coding sequence ATGGGGACCGTGCCCCGAACGAACTCGCTTCGCCGAGCCCCCGTGCAGCAGCGCAGCGCCGACCGGCTCGCCCGGATACTGGACGCCTGCGCCCAACTCCTCGACGAGAGCGGCTACGAGCAGCTCAGTACGCGCGCGGTCGCCGCCCGCGCGGGCGTGCCCATCGGGTCCGTGTACCGCTTCTTCGGCAACAAGCGCGCCATGGCCGACGCCCTCGCGCAGCGCAATCTCGACCACTACGCCGAGCGGATCGGCGGCCGCATCTCCGCGATGCCGGGAGAGGACTGGCGCGGCGCCATCGACGCCGTACTCGACGAGTACGTCACGATGAAGCGCACCGTCCCCGGCTTCCGCCTCGTCGACTTCGGCGTCCAGATCCCGGTGGGCGACCGGGCGGCCGACTCCGGCGGCGCCGACATCGACTACCGCGTCACCGACCGCCTGACCGACCTGCTGGCCGCTCACCTCGGCCGCACCCCGGACCCGGCCCTGCGCCGGACGGTCCTGGTCGCCGTCGAGGCCGCCGACGCCCTGCTCCAGCTGGCCTTCCGCGTCGGCCCGTCGGGGGACCCGGACCTGATCGCGGAGACCCGCGCCGTCCTGCACGCCTACCTGGCCCGGATCTTCGACTGA
- a CDS encoding GntR family transcriptional regulator, with protein sequence MTAFAPDSLVLNRKLPLWYQVSQSLRASILGRTPDAELRLPTEEQLAAHYGVSVLTMRQALKELEAEGLISRHRRRGTFIEPGARRGAPRRLLGSIDAIVAQQSGELTTVLGHGPTPVPGDLVEHFPDTDEVITYRRLRRDGESGEPTNWAENAVRPEIAAGLDVADLERWPMTKVLRDVVGVRIGKITDTVEARLADPETADLLKVPLLSPILHYTGVTYDREGRVVDVARIRYRGDRFSFSVTVDAH encoded by the coding sequence GTGACCGCATTCGCCCCCGACTCCCTGGTCCTAAACCGGAAGCTGCCGCTCTGGTACCAGGTCTCGCAGTCCCTGCGCGCTTCCATACTGGGCCGCACGCCCGACGCGGAGCTGCGGCTGCCCACCGAGGAGCAGCTCGCCGCCCACTACGGCGTGAGTGTGCTCACGATGCGGCAGGCGCTCAAGGAGCTGGAGGCCGAGGGTCTGATCAGCAGGCACCGGCGGCGCGGCACGTTCATCGAGCCGGGTGCCCGGCGCGGCGCCCCGCGCCGGCTGCTCGGCTCGATCGACGCGATCGTCGCCCAGCAGTCCGGGGAGCTGACGACGGTCCTGGGGCACGGGCCCACGCCCGTGCCCGGGGACCTCGTCGAGCACTTCCCGGACACCGACGAGGTGATCACCTACCGGCGGCTGCGCCGCGACGGCGAGAGCGGCGAGCCGACGAACTGGGCGGAGAACGCGGTGCGGCCGGAGATCGCCGCCGGTCTCGACGTGGCGGACCTCGAACGCTGGCCGATGACGAAGGTGCTGCGCGATGTGGTGGGCGTACGCATCGGCAAGATCACCGACACCGTCGAGGCCCGCCTCGCCGACCCCGAGACGGCGGATCTCCTCAAGGTCCCGCTGCTCAGCCCGATCCTGCACTACACGGGCGTGACGTACGACCGGGAGGGCCGCGTGGTGGACGTGGCCCGCATCCGCTACCGGGGCGACCGCTTCTCCTTCTCGGTGACGGTGGACGCGCACTGA
- a CDS encoding TetR/AcrR family transcriptional regulator, with translation MAVGGRSATPEVIWARPERAGRGPRPAYSRADIAAAAVRIADADGLDAVSMRRVAAEIGCGTMSLYNYVPRKEDLYELMVDAVSAEYDLSGEPSGDWRAEMIALGRRARALMHRHPWLPGLMSPVYGFSPNVLRYLEYCLDCLEGLDAPPGTKLELVAMVNGMVTTYVTHELATAERARSLPWSQEQEDATRIAYLGRELATGKYPRMARAFAEGAGPVDPDGAFERMLERVVNSFT, from the coding sequence ATGGCAGTCGGCGGGCGTTCCGCGACACCCGAGGTGATCTGGGCCCGCCCCGAACGGGCCGGCCGCGGACCCAGGCCGGCGTACAGCCGCGCCGACATCGCGGCGGCGGCGGTGCGGATCGCGGACGCGGACGGACTCGACGCGGTCTCGATGCGCAGAGTGGCCGCGGAGATCGGCTGCGGCACGATGTCGCTCTACAACTACGTGCCGCGCAAGGAGGACCTGTACGAGCTGATGGTCGACGCCGTCAGCGCGGAGTACGACCTGTCCGGGGAGCCGTCGGGCGACTGGCGGGCGGAGATGATCGCGCTCGGACGCCGGGCGCGGGCCCTGATGCACCGTCACCCGTGGCTGCCGGGGCTCATGTCACCGGTCTACGGCTTCAGCCCCAACGTGCTCCGGTATCTGGAGTACTGCCTCGACTGTCTGGAGGGGCTGGACGCGCCGCCCGGGACGAAGCTGGAACTGGTGGCGATGGTCAACGGCATGGTGACGACGTACGTCACCCACGAGCTCGCGACGGCCGAGCGGGCGCGGTCGCTGCCGTGGTCGCAGGAGCAGGAGGACGCGACGCGGATCGCCTACCTCGGGCGCGAGCTCGCCACGGGCAAGTACCCGAGGATGGCCAGGGCGTTCGCCGAGGGCGCCGGACCGGTCGATCCGGACGGCGCGTTCGAGCGGATGCTGGAACGCGTGGTGAACAGCTTCACGTAG
- the hmgA gene encoding homogentisate 1,2-dioxygenase: MSGIEQARKAAEGLAHSSGFGNEHSSEAVPGALPHGRNSPQRAPVGLYAEQLSGSAFTEPRAHNRRSWLYRIRPSAAHPPFARTDNGDVRSAPFTETVPDPNRLRWNPLPEPAPGTDFLAGLWTVGGNGDVTQRTGMAIHLYHANASMTDRVFSDADGELLIVPERGGLLLRTEFGLLRCEPGHIALIPRGVRFRVELLDETARGYVCENYGQPFQLPDLGPIGANGLANARDFLAPVAAYEDVEGPVEVVNKFCGNLWAATYDHSPLDVVAWHGNHVPYVYDLRRFNVIGSISYDHPDPSIFTVLTSPSDTPGLAGVDFVVFAPRWLVGEDTFRPPYFHRNVMSEYMGLIEGAYDAKAEGFVPGGGSLHNMMSAHGPDRETFDRASAAELKPQKIDDGLAFMFETRWPVTATEQAATSDHLQAAYDDVWQGLQRHFGS; this comes from the coding sequence ATGAGCGGCATCGAGCAGGCGAGGAAAGCGGCCGAGGGGCTGGCCCACTCCTCGGGCTTCGGCAACGAACACAGCTCGGAGGCCGTACCCGGCGCCCTGCCGCACGGCCGCAATTCACCCCAGCGCGCCCCGGTCGGCCTGTACGCCGAGCAGCTGAGCGGCTCGGCCTTCACCGAGCCGCGCGCCCACAACCGGCGCTCGTGGCTCTACCGGATCAGGCCGTCGGCCGCGCACCCCCCGTTCGCACGCACCGACAACGGCGACGTGCGCAGCGCGCCCTTCACCGAGACCGTCCCCGACCCGAACCGGCTGCGCTGGAACCCGCTGCCCGAGCCGGCGCCCGGTACGGACTTCCTGGCCGGGCTGTGGACGGTCGGCGGCAACGGCGACGTGACGCAGCGCACCGGCATGGCGATTCACCTCTACCACGCCAACGCCTCCATGACGGACCGGGTGTTCAGCGACGCCGACGGCGAACTGCTGATCGTTCCCGAGCGCGGCGGTCTGCTCCTGCGCACCGAGTTCGGCCTGCTGCGCTGCGAGCCCGGTCACATCGCGCTGATCCCGCGCGGCGTGCGCTTCCGCGTCGAACTCCTGGACGAGACGGCTCGCGGTTACGTCTGCGAGAACTACGGCCAGCCCTTCCAGCTCCCCGACCTCGGCCCGATCGGCGCGAACGGCCTCGCCAACGCCCGCGACTTCCTCGCCCCGGTCGCGGCGTACGAGGACGTCGAGGGTCCGGTGGAGGTGGTGAACAAGTTCTGCGGCAACCTCTGGGCCGCGACGTACGACCACTCGCCGCTCGACGTCGTCGCCTGGCACGGCAACCACGTTCCGTACGTCTACGACCTGCGGCGCTTCAATGTCATCGGCAGCATCAGCTACGACCACCCGGACCCGTCGATCTTCACGGTCCTCACCTCGCCGTCCGACACCCCCGGCCTGGCGGGCGTCGACTTCGTCGTCTTCGCGCCGCGCTGGCTGGTCGGCGAGGACACCTTCCGGCCGCCGTACTTCCACCGCAACGTGATGAGCGAGTACATGGGCCTGATCGAGGGCGCGTACGACGCGAAGGCCGAGGGATTCGTGCCGGGCGGCGGCTCGCTGCACAACATGATGTCGGCGCACGGGCCCGACCGTGAGACATTCGACCGCGCGAGCGCCGCCGAGCTGAAGCCGCAGAAGATCGACGACGGCCTGGCCTTCATGTTCGAGACGCGCTGGCCGGTCACGGCGACCGAGCAGGCGGCGACCTCCGACCACCTTCAGGCGGCGTACGACGACGTGTGGCAAGGTCTGCAACGCCACTTCGGGTCGTAG
- a CDS encoding molybdopterin oxidoreductase family protein, whose protein sequence is MPGQDEATASRTALRICPLCEATCGLTLTIEGTRVTGARGDRDDVFSRGFICPKGASFGELDADPDRLTGPLVREDGVLREATWSEAFDLVAARMRPLIEEYGPHAVGVVLGNPNVHTMAGALYPPVLLSLLRTRSLFTASTVDQMPKHVSSGLLFGDPFAIPVPDLDRTDHLLLLGANPLDSNGSLCTAPDFPGKLKALRRRGGTLVVVDPRRTRTAKLADRHVAIRPGTDALLLAALAQVLFEEKLAAPGVLEEYVEGLAEVREAVRDFTPEAVAAACDVPADEIRLLARGLAAAPTAAVYGRVGSSTVEFGTLANWLVDVLNILTGNLDRPGGALFPLSATVPSPKPAGPGKGFALGRWKSRVAGHAEAKGELPLAALAEEIDTPGEGRVRALVAIAANPVLSAPDGLRLDRALSEHLDFMVSVDPYLNETSRHADVVLPPPPPSRSAHFDFAFNGFAVHNQARYTPAAVPLDEGRMDESEIHARLILAVSGMHGADPSAVDDLVIERALTKAVAEPHSPVHGGDPAELAAALTGRGGPERRLDMMLRLGPYDLTLQDLLAHPHGVDLGPLRPRLPQVLKTRSGKIELLPRPVAADLPRLRRALDERPAALVLVGRRHLRSNNSWMHNIASLNGGSNRCTLQVHPDDAARLGLTDGKQARISAEGGELEVPVEVTDAVRGGVVSLPHGWGHDRDGVRMAVAAATPGVNVNQLLDGSRLDPLSGTAVLNGFPVDVTPIS, encoded by the coding sequence ATGCCCGGTCAAGACGAAGCCACAGCGTCCCGCACCGCCCTGCGCATCTGTCCGCTCTGCGAAGCCACCTGTGGCCTGACCCTCACCATCGAGGGGACCAGGGTCACCGGCGCGCGCGGTGATCGCGACGACGTTTTCAGCCGGGGGTTCATCTGCCCCAAGGGAGCGTCCTTCGGTGAGCTCGACGCCGACCCCGACCGGCTGACCGGGCCCCTCGTCCGCGAGGACGGCGTGCTGCGGGAGGCGACCTGGAGCGAGGCATTCGACCTCGTCGCCGCCCGGATGCGACCCCTGATCGAGGAGTACGGACCGCACGCGGTCGGCGTCGTACTCGGCAACCCCAACGTCCACACCATGGCCGGCGCGCTCTATCCGCCCGTCCTGCTCTCGCTGCTGCGCACCCGCAGCCTCTTCACCGCCAGCACCGTCGACCAGATGCCTAAGCACGTCTCCAGCGGACTGCTCTTCGGCGACCCGTTCGCCATCCCGGTGCCCGACCTCGACCGTACGGACCACCTGCTGCTGCTGGGCGCCAACCCCCTGGACTCCAACGGCAGCCTGTGCACCGCCCCCGACTTCCCCGGCAAGCTCAAGGCGCTGCGCCGCCGAGGCGGCACGCTCGTCGTCGTCGATCCGCGCCGCACCCGCACCGCGAAGCTCGCCGACCGGCACGTCGCCATCAGGCCCGGCACGGACGCCCTGCTGCTGGCGGCGCTCGCCCAGGTCCTCTTCGAGGAGAAGCTGGCCGCCCCCGGTGTCCTGGAGGAGTACGTCGAAGGGCTGGCCGAAGTCCGCGAAGCCGTACGGGACTTCACGCCGGAGGCCGTGGCCGCCGCCTGCGACGTACCCGCCGACGAGATCCGGCTGCTGGCCCGCGGGCTCGCCGCCGCGCCCACCGCAGCCGTGTACGGCCGCGTCGGCAGTTCCACCGTCGAGTTCGGGACGCTGGCCAACTGGCTCGTCGACGTACTGAACATCCTCACCGGCAACCTCGACCGCCCCGGCGGCGCCCTCTTCCCGCTCTCGGCCACCGTGCCCTCGCCGAAGCCGGCCGGGCCCGGCAAGGGGTTCGCGCTCGGCCGCTGGAAGAGCCGCGTGGCCGGCCACGCCGAGGCCAAGGGAGAGCTGCCGCTGGCCGCGCTCGCCGAGGAGATCGACACCCCGGGGGAGGGCCGGGTGCGCGCGCTCGTGGCCATCGCCGCCAACCCCGTGCTCTCCGCGCCCGACGGGCTGCGCCTCGACCGCGCCCTGAGCGAGCACCTGGACTTCATGGTCAGCGTCGACCCCTATCTCAACGAGACGTCACGGCACGCCGATGTCGTCCTGCCTCCGCCGCCGCCCTCCCGGAGCGCCCACTTCGACTTCGCCTTCAACGGCTTCGCCGTGCACAACCAGGCGCGCTACACGCCCGCCGCCGTCCCGCTGGACGAGGGGCGCATGGACGAGAGCGAGATCCACGCCCGGCTGATCCTGGCGGTGAGCGGCATGCACGGCGCCGACCCGTCGGCCGTGGACGACCTGGTGATCGAGCGCGCCCTCACCAAGGCCGTCGCCGAACCGCACTCGCCCGTCCACGGCGGCGACCCGGCGGAACTCGCCGCCGCGCTCACCGGCCGCGGCGGACCCGAGCGGCGGCTCGACATGATGCTGCGCCTGGGCCCGTACGACCTGACCCTCCAGGATCTGCTGGCCCATCCGCACGGTGTCGACCTCGGCCCGCTCCGGCCGCGTCTTCCGCAGGTACTGAAGACCCGCAGCGGGAAGATCGAACTGCTGCCACGGCCCGTCGCCGCAGACCTGCCCCGGCTGCGGCGCGCGCTGGACGAACGGCCCGCGGCGCTCGTCCTCGTGGGCCGCCGCCATCTGCGGTCCAACAACAGCTGGATGCACAACATCGCGTCGCTCAACGGCGGCAGCAACCGCTGCACCCTCCAGGTCCACCCGGACGACGCGGCGCGGCTCGGCCTCACGGACGGAAAGCAGGCTCGGATCAGCGCGGAGGGAGGGGAGCTGGAGGTTCCGGTCGAGGTGACGGACGCGGTGCGCGGCGGAGTGGTGAGCCTGCCGCACGGCTGGGGGCACGACCGGGACGGCGTCCGGATGGCGGTCGCCGCGGCCACCCCCGGGGTCAACGTCAATCAGCTGCTCGACGGGAGCCGGCTCGACCCGCTGTCGGGCACGGCGGTGCTCAACGGGTTCCCCGTCGACGTGACACCCATATCGTGA